Proteins found in one Plasmodium malariae genome assembly, chromosome: 13 genomic segment:
- the PmUG01_13035100 gene encoding 60S ribosomal protein L5, putative, translating into MAYVKVVKNKAYFKRYQVKYRRRREGKTDYRARKALILQDKNKYNAQKLRFVVRKTNNQIICQIASAHIEGDKILAEAKSKELIRYGIPVGLKNYAAAYATGLLCARRFLKSLNLDTVFIGVEKVTADMNENEDKDDDEERKPIKAFLDVGITRTTTGNRVFAAMKGACDGGLNIPHGNNRFPGSKNEFNPEQLRKNILGLHVAEYMKLLQEEDMDKYKAHFNDYIKHKINANNIEQMYITAHEQIRKNPEKVVKKKDKVKKFMAKYEKPKKLNAKIRKRRVKEKLAKYVEKLQ; encoded by the exons atggCATATGTGAAGGTTGTTAAAAATAAGGCGTACTTCAAAAGATACCAGGTGAAATACAGAAGAAGAAGGG AGGGAAAAACGGACTATAGAGCTAGAAAAGCGCTAATTTTGCAAGACAAGAACAAATATAATGCGCAAAAGTTGAGATTCGTTGTTCGTAAAACAAACAATCAGATAATTTGCCAAATAGCTAGTGCTCATATTGAAGGGGATAAAATTTTAGCTGAAGCAAAATCAAAAGAGTTAATAAGATATGGAATACCAGTAGGACTAAAGAATTATGCTGCTGCATATGCAACTGGCTTATTATGTGCAAGAAGATTTTTAAAATCTTTAAATCTGGACACAGTATTTATAGGTGTTGAAAAAGTCACAGCAGATATGaatgaaaatgaagataaggatgatgatgaagaaaGAAAACCAATAAAAGCTTTTTTAGATGTTGGTATAACAAGAACAACAACAGGTAATCGTGTTTTTGCTGCTATGAAAGGAGCATGTGATGGAGGATTAAATATTCCTCATGGAAATAACAGATTTCCTGGatcaaaaaatgaatttaatcCTGAACAgttaaggaaaaatattttaggtTTACATGTAGCcgaatatatgaaattattacAAGAAGAAGATatggataaatataaagcacattttaatgattatattaaacataaaattaatgcaaataatattgaacaaatgtatataactGCACATGaacaaattagaaaaaacCCAGAAAAAGTAGTAAAGAAAAAGGACAAAGTTAAAAAGTTTATGGCCAAATATGAAAAGCCCAAAAAGCTTAATGCGAAAATTAGAAAGAGAAGAGTTAAAGAAAAG ttgGCTAAATATGTGGAAAAGTTGCAGTAA
- the VPS3 gene encoding vacuolar protein sorting-associated protein 3, putative, translating to MELFKADSVDVKINLEISVTCLLNDCLYICGKDGVIHKYDIKRNREDANIDLKHMGSYVIKKNKEISKVVIVEVELIIIILIDDILYFVKNDKFENLMVISKNVENFTINENNKLELLIYTKKKKLCFYKYDHSNYKIFKEIQHTDIVSSLLWVNKSLFLTVGKNYYLQSLRNNDKILLYSHEYEQTYKYITLINMNEIFIVCDLNIGVFYDVDTSMPSRKNTITLSESVKHVISFRFFLCCMNSNGVLNFYNVNNQQHVQSIYLNDHLHVVTNYSNVNNNSNTALISLFNFFQRDNEGKMGGAKGQEERQNGQNGRNSRNDQQDWKENRIHDQAQEEQQEGQCDKKDTTGEDNHQALILDEEVTETRRNTQVERYIPHNDPFTEEKKIEEILKSTTQSGTYNYAKNNIYFLNNHCLKIIRCLELYEYLPKCIEQKKIEKGFLLIQNYNFENDIDKENILKEYNKACAYYYFSNLNFPLAFLHFEKVNINIFVLLSFWFNLFPQTDKLILQKKIKQKNSNEKEMEEQAKTLKKLAEEESMINKHFKGCFPPLCSIEELIRKNYNYYHNDDRYLQHLGEERKEDYSSSASKEEDAKKKKKKEILYIANNCMIKYLLSKRDYLMHHRDSIKVVLGGGEDYAQVSASAANGVTNPMHNNNQAVDSPPVTGCLLQIDEILDNVLVKLMIKNKYVNYSKFIMETENLSLNVNECVEFLKENCKFVEIILIYIRYKQFGEAIEMCLLFLRYYSVKWGEVEGEEGEVDIDVEVEVEEEEEVKEKVDMGKNGAAKILDEVEEDIENAHVFQNDSTNGLFQEKRGQNISDKGPNSTHEEKEKGKKKKKKSFWLEILEKQDFKSNIDKMNSFHLILKEIYNILIILNDNVHLINVEQKRIKLLFEYSFPFFIKYNENLFFDFLINKNFLLRPDEILQIFTKLQKRKYNIKVKHYVQKYIVNYLKYDKYNTNINTALVELYMNDLEKPVQVRQKKILHFLHTNYPIEIDYLIRIIKDEKFNLVKALLYGKIHKHYESLVILSSENISMCEKYCLYYNFILKGRAKRMSQEDHERLLNGIYKDDKTIHEHLFKEYDEGRMELINTHLKKEKRKKIYDAFITDIMREYHKYSYITMSKDVLSKMKKKEQNKKNHEKIDEEEKEREKKKKEFDYMLHLVGQQDESNSSDDDITNFYEMHSDRSSKETEFSVSSCSLSDVSSSNSLMSKDDDDDDGSSSLSVGTMSSSGEDARRRKIKRRSGEKKGKRKKMQREKAAQNEAQKYVKKGKKKNIKNRDSYHTFLGNKHRNRDIDLFDYFKVYESCKNRSCGLFFLLVKVCMNKYIESNLDEKEKEKYKKYILYILNKYANHNDFDNIYIYELIPEEWKISEILSFVNLGLQKKLNTNMNLLIYHNLVKSHYLNVSYDLIEQKERSILVQDRLICKVCNGQVVEKSFAYFSEEVITHVHCIDKYDEEIYK from the exons ATGGAGCTGTTTAAGGCCGACAGTGTGGATGTTAAGATAAACTTAGAAATAAGTGTTACGTGTTTACTGAATGATTGTTTATACATTTGTGGGAAAGATGGagttatacataaatacgaTATTAAACGAAACAGAGAAGATGCAAATATAGATTTGAAGCATATGGGTAgttatgttattaaaaagaataaagagATAAGTAAGGTAGTGATAGTAGAAGTTGAGTTGATAATAATTATCTTAATCGATGATATactatattttgtaaaaaatgacaaatttgaaaatttaatggtaataagtaaaaatgtagaaaattttactattaatgaaaataataaattagaactcttaatatatacgaaaaaaaaaaaattatgtttttataaatatgatcattcaaattataaaatatttaaagaaatacaACATACAGATATTGTATCATCTCTCTTGTGGGTAAAcaaatctttatttttaacagtaGGCAAAAATTACTACTTACAAAGTTTAAggaataatgataaaatattattatatagtcATGAATATGAGCAAacctataaatatataacactAATTAATATGAAcgaaatatttattgtatgtGATTTGAATATTGGTGTATTTTATGATGTAGATACATCCATGCCATCAAGAAAGAATACTATTACTTTGTCGGAGAGTGTAAAACATGTAATATCCTTTCGTTTCTTTTTGTGTTGTATGAATTCAAATGGGGTATTAAACTTTTACAATGTAAACAATCAGCAACACGTGCAGTCTATTTATCTGAACGACCACCTCCACGTAGTTACAAACTACAGCAATgtgaataataatagtaatactGCCTTAATTTCgctattcaatttttttcaaagggATAATGAGGGGAAAATGGGGGGAGCAAAAGGGCAGGAAGAAAGGCAAAATGGTCAAAATGGTCGAAATAGTCGAAATGATCAGCAGGATTGGAAGGAGAATAGAATTCATGATCAGGCTCAGGAAGAGCAGCAAGAAGGACAGTGCGATAAGAAGGACACAACGGGGGAGGACAACCATCAGGCACTAATCCTCGACGAGGAGGTAACAGAAACAAGGAGGAATACGCAAGTGGAGAGATACATTCCACATAACGATCCATTcacagaagaaaaaaaaatagaggaAATATTAAAGAGTACGACCCAGTCAGGGACATACAACTATgcaaagaataatatttattttttaaataatcattGTTTAAAGATTATTAGATGTTTagaattatatgaatactTACCCAAATGTATAGagcagaaaaaaatagaaaaaggttttttgttaattcaGAATTATAACTTTGAAAATGATAtagataaagaaaatattctaaaagaatataataaagcaTGTGCATACTACTATTTTAGCAATTTGAATTTCCCTTTagcatttttacattttgaaaaggtaaacataaacatatttgttcttttatcCTTTTGGTTCAATTTATTTCCTCAAACGGATAAacttatattacaaaaaaaaataaaacaaaaaaacagtAATGAGAAGGAAATGGAAGAACAAGCAAAGACTTTAAAAAAGCTAGCTGAAGAAGAGAGCATGATAAATAAGCATTTTAAGGGATGTTTCCCCCCATTGTGTAGTATAGAAGAATTGATAAGGAAAAACTATAACTACTATCACAACGATGATAGGTATTTACAACATCTGGGGGAAGAGAGAAAAGAAGATTATTCCTCCTCTGCATCTAAAGAAGAggatgcaaaaaaaaaaaaaaaaaaagaaattctaTATATTGCAAATAATTGTATGATTAAATATCTTCTGTCAAAGAGGGACTACCTCATGCACCACCGGGATAGCATAAAGGTGGTTCTCGGTGGGGGGGAGGACTATGCGCAGGTGAGTGCGAGTGCTGCTAATGGTGTAACGAATCCTATGCATAATAATAACCAGGCAGTGGACTCCCCTCCAGTAACAGGATGCCTTCTACAAATTGATGAGATACTGGACAATGTGTTGGTAAAGCTTATGATAAAGAACAAGTATGTTAACTATTCAAAATTCATTATGGAAACAGAAAATTTAAGTCTAAATGTTAACGAGTGCGTAGAGTTTTTGAAGGAAAATTGTAAATTTGTGGagattattttaatatacatacgttATAAGCAGTTTGGTGAGGCCATTGAAATGTGCTTACTCTTTCTGCGTTACTACAGCGTGAAATGGGGGGAGGTGGAGGGCGAAGAAGGAGAAGTGGACATAGATGTAGAAGTTGAAgtagaagaagaggaagaagtgAAAGAGAAAGTGGATATGGGAAAGAACGGAGCTGCAAAAATACTTGATGAAGTAGAGGAGGACATAGAGAATGCCCatgtttttcaaaatgatAGCACAAATGGTTTATTTCAAGAAAAGAGGGGGCAAAATATAAGCGATAAGGGACCAAATTCTACACatgaggaaaaagaaaaggggaaaaaaaaaaaaaaaaaatcattttggcttgaaattttagaaaaacaAGACTTCAAAAGTAACATCGACAAAATgaattcttttcatttaattttaaaagaaatttacaatattttaataatccTAAATGATAATGTTCATTTAATTAATGTAGAACAAAAAcgaataaaattattgtttgAATATTcctttcccttttttataaaatataatgaaaatttgtttttcgactttttaataaataaaaattttttattacgcCCTGATGAAATTTTACagatttttacaaaattacagaaaagaaaatacaatataaaagtaaaacattatgtacaaaaatatattgtcaactatttaaaatatgataaatataatacgAATATTAATACTGCTTTGGttgaattatatatgaacGATTTGGAAAAACCTGTACAAGttaggcaaaaaaaaatactccACTTTTTGCACACAAATTACCCCATTGAAATTGATTATTTAATTAGAATAATTAAAGACGAGAAGTTTAACTTGGTCAAGGCTTTGCTTTATGGCAAGATTCACAAGCATTA TGAAAGTCTAGTAATTCTGTCTAGCGAAAACATCAGCATGTGTGAAAAGTATTGCTTGTATTACAACTTCATATTAAAAGGAAGAGCAAAACGAATGAGCCAAGAGGACCATGAAAGACTTTTGAATGGTATATATAAAGACGACAAAACAATACATGAgcatttatttaaagaatacGACGAAGGGAGAATggaattaataaatacacatttaaaaaaagagaaaaggaaaaaaatatatgacgCATTTATTACTGATATAATGAGGGAATACCATAAATACAGTTACATTACTATGAGCAAGGATGTGTtatcaaaaatgaaaaagaaagaacaaaataaaaagaatcaTGAAAAAATAGATGAAGAAGAGAAGgaaagagaaaagaaaaaaaaagaattcgACTATATGCTTCATTTAGTTGGGCAACAAGATGAAAGCAACTCGAGTGATGATGatattacaaatttttacGAAATGCACTCTGATCGTTCTTCAAAAGAAACAGAATTTAGCGTTTCTTCCTGTTCACTATCAGACGTTAGTAGTAGCAACTCGCTCATGTCCAAGGATGATGACGACGATGATGGATCATCTAGCTTAAGTGTAGGAACCATGTCGAGCAGCGGTGAAGATGCAAGgagaaggaaaataaaacgaagatcaggggaaaaaaaaggaaaaaggaaaaagatgCAAAGGGAAAAAGCCGCACAGAACGAAGCACAAAAATATGTCAAAAAGggtaagaagaaaaatataaaaaatcgAGATTCCTACCATACCTTCTTGGGAAATAAACACCGAAACAGAGACATAGATTTGTTCGATTATTTCAAAGTATATGAGAGTTGTAAGAACAGATCATGCGgactttttttcttacttgTTAAGGTGTGcatgaacaaatatattgAGTCAAATTTagatgaaaaggaaaaagaaaaatataaaaaatacatactgtacattttaaataaatatgctaATCACAATGATTTTgacaatatatacatatatgaactCATACCAGAGGAATGGAAAATTTCAGAAATATTAAGCTTCGTTAACTTGGGTTTGCAAAAAAAGCTAAATACGAATATGAATTTACTGATATATCACAACTTAGTTAAGAGCCATTACTTGAACGTTTCCTACGATTTGATCGAGCAAAAGGAGAGGAGCATTCTCGTCCAGGACAGGCT CATTTGCAAAGTGTGCAACGGCCAGGTGGTCGAGAAAAGCTTTGCTTATTTTTCGGAGGAGGTCATAACGCACGTTCATTGCATAGACAAGTATGACGAAGAAATTTACAAGTGA